A genomic stretch from Aedes albopictus strain Foshan chromosome 2, AalbF5, whole genome shotgun sequence includes:
- the LOC109419613 gene encoding probable NADH dehydrogenase [ubiquinone] 1 alpha subcomplex subunit 12, whose protein sequence is MARYVGLDKLGKLFGYIRDNGGIRASLYKLYRMDEMKAGRLVGQDKYGNKYFEDPSQFYGRNRWVEYAPHFNLEYDGSQIPAEWFGWMHYKTDLPPNRDGLRPHYSWMADHSENLSGTKEAYMPYSTTRPKVEAWDPKKPAAKLE, encoded by the exons ATGGCTCGCTACGTTGGATTGGACAAGTTGGGCAAACTGTTCGGCTATATCCGTGACAATGGTGGCATCCGGGCCAGTTTGTACAAGCTGTACAG AATGGATGAAATGAAGGCCGGCCGGTTGGTTGGTCAGGACAAGTACGGTAACAAATACTTCGAAGATCCGTCGCAGTTCTATGGACGGAACCGTTGGGTCGAATATGCTCCGCACTTCAACCTGGAATACGACGGATCGCAAATCCCAGCCGAGTGGTTCGGATGGATGCATTACAAG ACCGATTTGCCACCGAATCGAGATGGATTGCGTCCACATTACTCGTGGATGGCCGACCACAGCGAGAACCTTTCCGGAACAAAGG aaGCCTACATGCCGTACTCCACAACCCGCCCGAAAGTGGAAGCATGGGACCCGAAGAAGCCGGCAGCCAAACTGGAATAG
- the LOC109419611 gene encoding cryptochrome-2: MSSQQSTVIHWFRKGLRVHDNPALVAAIRRCYDSPQQHALRPIFILDPEIVQWLRVGPNRWRFLQQSLVDLDKNLRKINSRLYVVRGKPEDVFPKLFKEWKVSFLTFERDIEPYSLKRDATIEKQAKEHGVKILIEKSLTIYDPDAILKMNSGRPPLTYQKYGSLAAALKIPQPVDAPQVPLPSESVPKQDVNERKMANCYDPPSLVELGVKEEDLGECKFPGGETEALRRLEEQMKRKSWVCSFEKPNTSPNSLEPSTTVLSPYVKFGCLSARLFMRELQSVLKGQKHSQPPVSLVGQLMWREFYYCAAAAEPNFDKMAGNSICLQVPWDTNKEFLEAWTYGRTGYPFIDAIMRQLRQEGWIHHLARHAVACFLTRGDLWISWEEGQRVFEELLLDADWALNAGNWLWLSASAFFHQYFRVYSPVAFGKKTDPEGKYIKKYVPELAKYPSGIIYEPWKASLDVQKKLGCIIGKDYPKRIVIHEEIHKKNIQKMTEAYRKNKAVKEGVMKGDKDPEAPSSSGKRKLSTPTSSTTKKPKLRETLTKYLKKK; the protein is encoded by the exons ATGTCCTCACAGCAATCAACGGTAATCCACTGGTTCCGCAAGGGCCTACGTGTGCACGATAATCCCGCACTGGTAGCAGCGATTCGCCGATGCTACGATTCACCGCAGCAACACGCTTTGAGGCCCATTTTTATCCTCGATCCCGAGATCGTTCAGTGGCTGCGAGTGGGACCCAACCGGTGGCGGTTCCTGCAGCAATCGCTGGTTGATTTGGATAAAAATCTCCGGAAAATCAATAGCAG GCTTTACGTCGTGCGAGGAAAGCCAGAGGATGTGTTTCCAAAGTTGTTTAAGGAGTGGAAGGTTTCTTTCCTCACATTCGAACGTGACATCGAACCGTACTCACTGAAACGGGATGCAACCATTGAAAAGCAAGCCAAGGAGCATGGAGTTAAAATACTGATTGAGAAATCTCTTACGATCTACGACCCGGATGCGATTCTGAAGATGAATTCCGGAAGACCGCCGCTGACTTACCAGAAGTACGGTTCGTTGGCAGCTGCTTTGAAGATCCCTCAGCCAGTTGATGCACCGCAGGTGCCGTTACCTTCGGAATCCGTTCCGAAGCAGGACGTAAATGAGCGGAAGATGGCCAACTGTTACGATCCACCGTCACTCGTTGAATTGGGAGTAAAAGAGGAAGATTtgggtgaatgtaaatttcctGGCGGTGAAACGGAAGCACTTCGGCGTCTTGAGGAGCAGATGAAGCGGAAATCTTGGGTCTGCTCGTTCGAGAAACCAAACACTTCTCCGAATTCACTGGAACCGAGCACAACAGTTCTGAGCCCTTACGTGAAGTTCGGCTGTCTCAGTGCAAGATTGTTCATGCGAGAGCTGCAGTCCGTGCTTAAAGGCCAGAAGCATTCGCAACCCCCGGTGTCTTTGGTCGGACAGTTGATGTGGCGTGAGTTCTACTATTGCGCTGCAGCCGCTGAGCCGAACTTTGACAAAATGGCAGGGAACAGTATCTGCCTTCAAGTCCCGTGGGATACCAACAAGGAGTTTTTGGAAGCGTGGACCTATGGCCGGACCGGTTATCCGTTTATCGACGCAATCATGCGTCAACTAAGACAGGAAGGATGGATCCACCATTTGGCACGGCATGCCGTCGCTTGCTTTCTGACTAGAGGGGATCTTTGGATTTCCTGGGAAGAAGGCCAACGTGTATTCGAGGAACTTCTACTCGATGCCGACTGGGCTCTGAACGCTGGCAATTGGTTGTGGTTGTCGGCCTCTGCTTTCTTCCATCAGTATTTCCGGGTGTACAGCCCGGTGGCGTTTGGGAAGAAAACCGACCCAGAGGGGAAGTACATCAAAAAGTACGTTCCAGAGTTGGCCAAGTATCCTTCCGGAATAATCTACGAACCATGGAAGGCAAGTTTGGACGTCCAGAAGAAGCTGGGATGCATCATTGGGAAGGATTACCCGAAAAGAATCGTCATACACGAGGAAATACACAAAAAGAATATCCAAAAGATGACAGAAGCCTACCGGAAAAACAAAGCCGTCAAGGAGGGGGTAATGAAAGGGGATAAAGATCCGGAAGCTCCTAGTTCTAGTGGAAAACGTAAATTGAGCACACCGACGTCGTCAACCACGAAGAAACCGAAGCTCAGGGAAACCCTTACCAAGTACCTCAAGAAGAAGTAA